Proteins from a genomic interval of Desulfovibrio piger:
- the thiE gene encoding thiamine phosphate synthase yields the protein MPVFLPGQTDIYALTDARLSCGRTLETVVSALLGAGVKIIQYREKHMKSGEMLEECRLMRRLTREAGACFIVDDHVDLAILAEADGVHIGQEDFPLPAVRQLVGPKMCIGLSTHSPEQARAAVAVGADYIGVGPIFATKTKEDVVAPVGFDYLDWVAANISIPFVAIGGIKEHNITDVARHGARCCALVSELVGAPDIAAKVQAVRAAMQRGM from the coding sequence ATGCCTGTGTTCCTGCCGGGCCAGACCGACATCTATGCCCTGACCGATGCCCGCCTTTCCTGCGGCCGCACGCTGGAGACCGTGGTCTCCGCCCTGCTGGGGGCCGGGGTCAAGATCATCCAGTACCGTGAAAAGCACATGAAATCCGGTGAGATGCTGGAAGAATGCCGCCTGATGCGCCGCCTGACCCGCGAGGCCGGGGCCTGCTTCATCGTGGACGACCATGTGGACCTTGCCATCCTGGCCGAAGCCGACGGCGTGCATATCGGACAGGAGGACTTCCCCCTGCCTGCGGTGCGCCAGCTGGTGGGCCCCAAGATGTGCATCGGCCTGTCCACCCACAGCCCGGAACAGGCCAGGGCCGCCGTGGCCGTGGGCGCCGACTACATCGGCGTGGGGCCCATCTTCGCCACCAAGACCAAGGAGGACGTGGTGGCCCCGGTGGGCTTCGATTATCTGGACTGGGTGGCCGCCAACATCAGCATCCCCTTCGTGGCCATCGGCGGCATCAAGGAACACAACATCACGGATGTGGCCCGTCACGGGGCCCGCTGCTGCGCCCTGGTCTCCGAACTGGTGGGCGCCCCCGACATCGCCGCCAAGGTGCAGGCCGTACGCGCCGCCATGCAGCGGGGGATGTAG
- a CDS encoding DUF362 domain-containing protein translates to MSQSLSSFLRQDVPASAPRAAVALQRFSPADSGAVAQALPPLLDRAGLASSFSLCSAHVLVKPNLLTATPLACTSPVVVAAVCRWLLDQGARVRVGDSPGFGTATAVARQTGVEEALRPLGLRVESLADPRPLELPLRRGGPVSFGVARVALESDVIFSLPRVKAHSQMRLTLAVKNLFGCVCGLRKALIHTRQGQDPDFFADCIAALWAGLPPVAAVADGLTAMHVTGPSKGQPFPLGLLGASPSAMALDEALCAVLGLPLAGTPLGAALERREAPGCRRAGWQPDYVLARPEDFDRTGFILPDELMHTSFRPWRLFKSCLRRLWLARRK, encoded by the coding sequence ATGTCCCAGAGCCTCTCTTCTTTCCTCCGTCAGGATGTCCCGGCCTCTGCTCCCAGGGCGGCTGTTGCCCTGCAACGCTTTTCCCCCGCCGACAGCGGGGCCGTGGCACAGGCCCTGCCCCCTCTTCTCGACCGCGCGGGCCTGGCCTCGTCCTTTTCCCTGTGTTCGGCCCATGTGCTGGTCAAACCCAATCTGCTGACGGCCACGCCCCTGGCCTGCACCAGCCCCGTGGTGGTGGCCGCCGTCTGCCGCTGGCTGCTGGACCAGGGGGCTCGCGTGCGGGTGGGGGATTCGCCCGGTTTCGGTACGGCCACGGCCGTGGCCCGGCAGACAGGCGTGGAAGAGGCCCTGCGGCCGCTGGGCCTGCGGGTGGAGTCCCTGGCCGATCCCCGTCCGCTGGAGCTGCCCCTGCGCCGGGGCGGGCCCGTTTCCTTCGGGGTGGCCCGGGTGGCGCTGGAAAGCGACGTCATCTTTTCCCTGCCCCGGGTCAAGGCCCATTCCCAGATGCGTCTGACCCTGGCGGTCAAGAATCTGTTCGGCTGCGTCTGCGGCCTGCGCAAGGCCCTCATCCATACGCGGCAGGGACAGGATCCCGACTTTTTCGCCGACTGCATCGCCGCCCTCTGGGCCGGTCTGCCGCCGGTGGCCGCCGTGGCCGACGGCCTGACCGCCATGCATGTGACGGGCCCCAGCAAGGGGCAGCCCTTCCCCCTGGGCCTGCTGGGGGCCAGCCCTTCGGCCATGGCCCTGGACGAGGCCCTGTGCGCGGTGCTGGGCCTGCCCCTGGCCGGCACGCCCCTGGGCGCGGCCCTGGAACGCCGGGAAGCGCCGGGATGCCGCCGTGCGGGCTGGCAGCCCGACTATGTGCTGGCCCGGCCCGAAGATTTCGACAGGACGGGCTTCATCCTGCCGGACGAGCTGATGCACACCTCGTTCCGGCCCTGGCGCCTGTTCAAGAGTTGCCTGCGCCGCCTGTGGCTGGCGCGCCGGAAATAA
- a CDS encoding mechanosensitive ion channel family protein, producing the protein MYRCLFRSLPVLMLLTVLSLVPALSGDACREMTSLVGPTCALADEAPQKNDDKADAKKDDKAQDKKAASSAPAEADAAPTVDPLEDIWAGQKDMLDDINSSTRGLVRDINKQAETMSKQARPIVEEARRLLLLINTFKNWPNPLEALDRRISFTVQQMQQVIDPVLLARNSVNSLLERVNHLAESLPETKDLPSNAEIRDYSRQVTKAQKSLTDVIKRYDSVLSPTQDMMADLKKAQKDIATMLPQLWRDYYLQGPVPYLSLETWETVPKRLQYVWQGIQLRLPVEIPVSADDWHTAGLRFALCLLLVLFTGMVLYRRWRHSGTHGEVGRHMFHVSLPWIGLGLSLLASSLSAHGDVFRCFLALGNLSIIIGEVFLAWDLRRLQHPDKAAVNNPLWQLIPLTLFSYILIYLPLPPVVTLIAWVVLMLLHRLWRARSHTLEASTQLESTILSGSAFIFWVTLVLAVMGLHIFSMGLYLFYVSCSLALQISVASMSAINRYNDQLPDEGGSAAVSSLMLALAAPVILLLVIGGMSLWVCTLPGGLSLLQDFVLQGVNVGETRFNMVQVLLIISVFFLTRTAVRMGTLFLSRMPSRGLRIDPTLIQPLQTAFTYALWAFFGLFTLRSLGMELSNLAMVAGGLSVGIGFGMQTIINNFLSGLILIFSRTMQVGDVVEVGTTTGRVRKISVRATIVETYDNAVIYVPNSEFVSTRLINWTRNSRTVRRDVVVGVAYGSDTTLVMKLLASVANGHSDILKYPAPVVLFSNFGASTLDFTLRFWVRDYDVSVKTASELLFEIDQLFRKNNIEIAFPQMDVHIKDMPPRARSPRDMATRPTAALPDSPADRRAPHGSARPQRPLRNRKPRPGGKLASRPRPAVDDDTPTDEDRQLTA; encoded by the coding sequence ATGTATCGCTGCCTGTTCCGTTCCCTGCCCGTTCTCATGCTGCTGACCGTCCTCAGCCTCGTGCCGGCCCTTTCCGGAGACGCCTGCCGGGAGATGACCTCCCTCGTCGGCCCGACTTGTGCCCTGGCCGACGAAGCGCCCCAGAAAAACGACGACAAGGCCGACGCCAAAAAGGACGACAAGGCCCAGGACAAAAAAGCCGCTTCCAGCGCCCCTGCCGAAGCCGATGCGGCTCCCACGGTGGACCCGCTGGAGGACATCTGGGCCGGCCAGAAGGACATGCTGGACGACATCAACAGCAGTACGCGCGGCCTGGTGCGTGACATCAACAAGCAGGCGGAGACCATGTCCAAGCAGGCGCGGCCCATCGTCGAGGAAGCCCGCCGCCTGCTCCTGCTCATCAACACGTTCAAAAACTGGCCCAACCCGCTGGAGGCCCTGGACCGCCGCATCTCCTTCACCGTGCAGCAGATGCAGCAGGTCATCGACCCCGTGCTGCTGGCCCGCAACAGCGTCAACTCCCTGCTGGAGCGCGTCAACCATCTGGCCGAGAGCCTGCCCGAAACCAAGGATCTGCCGTCCAACGCCGAGATCCGCGACTACTCGCGCCAGGTCACCAAGGCCCAGAAAAGCCTGACCGACGTCATCAAGCGCTATGATTCCGTGCTGTCGCCCACCCAGGACATGATGGCCGACCTGAAGAAGGCACAGAAAGACATCGCCACCATGCTGCCCCAGCTGTGGCGGGACTACTATCTGCAAGGCCCGGTGCCCTATCTCAGCCTCGAGACCTGGGAGACCGTGCCCAAACGCCTGCAATATGTCTGGCAGGGCATCCAGCTGCGCCTGCCCGTGGAGATCCCCGTCAGCGCCGACGACTGGCATACGGCCGGCCTGCGCTTCGCCCTTTGCCTTTTGCTGGTGCTGTTCACCGGCATGGTGCTCTACCGTCGCTGGCGCCATTCCGGGACCCACGGCGAGGTGGGCCGCCACATGTTCCATGTGAGCCTGCCCTGGATCGGCCTGGGCCTGTCCCTGCTGGCTTCGTCGCTGTCCGCCCACGGGGATGTGTTCCGCTGCTTCCTGGCCCTGGGCAACCTGAGCATCATCATCGGCGAGGTTTTCCTGGCCTGGGACCTGCGCCGCTTGCAGCACCCGGACAAGGCCGCCGTCAACAACCCCCTGTGGCAGCTCATCCCTCTGACGCTCTTTTCCTACATCCTGATCTACCTGCCCCTGCCGCCGGTGGTGACCCTCATCGCCTGGGTGGTGCTCATGCTCCTGCACCGTCTGTGGCGCGCCAGGAGCCACACCCTGGAGGCCAGCACCCAGCTCGAGTCCACCATCCTGTCGGGCAGCGCCTTCATCTTCTGGGTGACCCTGGTGCTGGCCGTCATGGGCCTGCACATCTTCAGCATGGGCCTGTACCTGTTCTACGTCTCCTGCTCGCTGGCCCTGCAGATCAGCGTGGCCAGCATGTCGGCCATCAACCGCTACAATGACCAGCTGCCCGACGAGGGCGGCTCGGCGGCCGTCTCCAGCCTCATGCTGGCCCTGGCCGCGCCTGTCATCCTGCTGCTGGTCATCGGCGGCATGTCCCTGTGGGTCTGCACCCTGCCCGGCGGCCTTTCCCTGCTGCAGGACTTCGTACTCCAGGGCGTCAACGTGGGCGAGACGCGCTTCAACATGGTGCAGGTGCTGCTCATCATCAGCGTCTTCTTCCTGACCCGCACCGCCGTGCGCATGGGCACGCTCTTCCTTTCGCGCATGCCCAGCCGCGGTCTGCGTATCGACCCCACGCTCATCCAGCCCCTGCAGACGGCCTTCACCTACGCCCTGTGGGCGTTCTTCGGCCTGTTCACCCTGCGCTCGCTGGGCATGGAACTGAGCAACCTGGCCATGGTCGCCGGTGGTCTGTCCGTCGGTATCGGTTTCGGCATGCAGACCATCATCAACAACTTCCTCTCCGGCCTGATCCTCATCTTCAGCCGCACCATGCAGGTAGGCGACGTGGTCGAAGTGGGCACAACCACGGGCCGCGTGCGCAAGATCAGCGTGCGCGCCACCATCGTGGAGACCTACGACAACGCCGTCATCTACGTGCCCAACTCCGAGTTCGTGTCCACGCGCCTCATCAACTGGACGCGCAACAGCCGTACGGTGCGCCGTGACGTGGTGGTGGGCGTGGCCTACGGCAGCGACACCACCCTGGTCATGAAGCTGCTGGCCTCCGTGGCCAACGGCCACAGCGACATCCTCAAGTACCCCGCGCCGGTGGTGCTGTTCTCCAACTTCGGCGCCAGCACCCTGGACTTCACCCTGCGCTTCTGGGTGCGGGACTACGATGTCAGCGTCAAGACGGCCTCGGAGCTGCTGTTCGAGATCGACCAGCTGTTCCGCAAGAACAATATCGAGATCGCTTTCCCGCAGATGGACGTGCACATCAAGGACATGCCGCCCCGTGCCCGGAGCCCGCGTGACATGGCCACGCGCCCCACGGCGGCCCTGCCCGACTCTCCCGCCGACCGTCGCGCCCCGCACGGCAGCGCCCGGCCCCAGCGTCCCCTGCGCAACCGCAAGCCCCGTCCCGGCGGCAAGCTGGCGTCGCGGCCCCGGCCTGCGGTCGATGACGACACGCCCACCGACGAGGACCGTCAGCTGACGGCCTGA
- a CDS encoding cupin domain-containing protein, with translation MIRRKEDHIRFDKQIAGGPGLAHATQLLNEGEFYDKGRLFNIVRLGPGDAVGRHQHVGDMEVYHILKGQCRYDDNGTEVMLHAGDTAVCPDGEWHAVYNDGPDDMEMVCLILFK, from the coding sequence ATGATCCGCCGCAAGGAAGACCACATCCGCTTCGACAAACAGATCGCCGGAGGCCCGGGCCTGGCCCACGCCACCCAGCTCCTCAACGAAGGCGAGTTCTACGACAAGGGGCGCCTGTTCAACATCGTGCGCCTGGGGCCCGGCGACGCCGTGGGCCGTCACCAGCATGTGGGCGACATGGAGGTCTACCACATCCTCAAGGGCCAGTGCCGCTATGACGACAACGGCACCGAGGTCATGCTCCATGCCGGGGACACGGCCGTCTGTCCCGACGGCGAATGGCATGCCGTCTACAACGACGGCCCCGACGACATGGAGATGGTCTGCCTGATCCTGTTCAAGTAG
- a CDS encoding WG repeat-containing protein has translation MKNTGCSLLLALLLCGCAASPAVVPFHYDNGPDYVREGLYRIVDDRGRMGYADESGRVVIAPRFAFALPFEGGKAKVTDTGQRKEVPGSGGEHWYWESDAWYFIDTMGRKTDDPQARDATPLP, from the coding sequence ATGAAAAATACAGGCTGTTCCCTGCTGCTGGCCCTGCTCCTGTGCGGCTGCGCCGCGTCACCAGCTGTCGTCCCCTTCCATTATGACAACGGCCCCGACTATGTCCGCGAAGGCCTGTACCGCATCGTGGATGACCGGGGCCGCATGGGTTATGCGGACGAGAGCGGCCGGGTGGTGATAGCGCCCCGTTTCGCCTTTGCCCTCCCCTTCGAAGGCGGCAAGGCGAAAGTCACGGACACGGGACAACGCAAGGAGGTCCCGGGCTCCGGCGGCGAGCACTGGTACTGGGAAAGCGATGCTTGGTACTTCATCGACACAATGGGCCGAAAGACGGACGATCCCCAGGCGCGCGACGCCACCCCACTGCCGTAA
- a CDS encoding NFACT RNA binding domain-containing protein: protein MDAHLFSRFCEELAPRIIGGWLEKVQEPAPGLLAFNINLAARGQSYGQAGGSRKCQLCLRAARKEPFLFLSRSRLAAGRAPSAPVMRLRKYLAGHRILATVCCFSRRQLWLLVGGEAAAEEALRRQMVLWSPAEGEEDGLSPESGAQPDMADMTPESGEAAEREPLATWLLLDLREGASVRFLPVSRSPQEESLRWPEPGELEEALAHWRDWPVLTPALRRALPLYDELDRQALLEDLRLGGGDVFYYTPPDGEAEEKAGNERPSCRIAAWPLPDALAQGWHEEQGEDILGLVEKAGQKLVLEKAARDAAGAAALPLSRRLRKLEQLLAKLDEEEQRLLGMCTAREDGLLLQAWLWRWPADFRAPELVLPPPEEGDGDTPRKTVKLDMRRSVRDNMERLFHTARRGQRGLEHLAERRAVLRAELATVQAARQEALLGGIGHAAGEAGKPDRNTVALGALRGAALPRNVQLFVSDDGFALLRGRDAKGNIAARKLAAAHDIWLHTDGGPGSHVIIRRAHAGQEVPERTLDQAGALAACKSWQKDAARARILYAEVRHIRSMRGAGTGTVRMDKILYSREVPVDASLETRLLPESPAGKTDGTGRD from the coding sequence ATGGACGCCCATCTTTTTTCCCGTTTTTGCGAGGAGCTCGCCCCGCGCATCATCGGCGGCTGGCTGGAAAAGGTGCAGGAACCGGCCCCCGGCCTGCTGGCCTTCAACATCAATCTGGCCGCGCGCGGCCAGAGCTACGGCCAGGCAGGCGGCAGCCGCAAGTGCCAGCTGTGCCTGCGCGCCGCACGCAAGGAACCCTTCCTCTTCCTTTCCCGCAGCCGTCTGGCCGCCGGGCGGGCCCCCTCGGCCCCGGTCATGCGCCTGCGCAAATATCTGGCCGGGCACCGTATCCTGGCCACGGTCTGCTGCTTCAGCCGCCGCCAGCTCTGGCTGCTGGTGGGCGGGGAGGCCGCGGCCGAAGAGGCCCTGCGCCGCCAGATGGTGCTCTGGAGCCCGGCGGAAGGCGAGGAGGACGGCCTTTCCCCTGAGAGCGGGGCGCAGCCGGACATGGCGGACATGACGCCGGAGAGCGGCGAGGCCGCGGAGCGGGAGCCCCTGGCCACCTGGCTGCTGCTGGACTTGCGCGAAGGGGCCTCGGTACGCTTCTTGCCCGTGAGCCGCAGCCCGCAGGAAGAGTCCCTGCGCTGGCCGGAGCCCGGAGAGCTGGAAGAGGCCCTGGCGCACTGGCGGGACTGGCCGGTACTGACCCCGGCCCTGCGCCGTGCCCTGCCCCTGTATGACGAGCTGGACCGGCAGGCCCTGCTGGAAGACCTGCGCCTGGGCGGCGGGGACGTGTTCTACTATACGCCGCCGGATGGAGAGGCGGAGGAGAAGGCCGGGAACGAGCGGCCCTCCTGCCGCATCGCGGCTTGGCCCCTGCCGGATGCCCTGGCCCAGGGCTGGCATGAGGAGCAGGGGGAAGACATCCTCGGCCTGGTGGAGAAGGCCGGGCAGAAGCTGGTGCTGGAAAAGGCCGCACGCGACGCCGCCGGTGCCGCTGCCCTGCCCCTGTCGCGCCGTCTGCGCAAGCTGGAACAGCTGCTGGCCAAGCTGGATGAGGAAGAGCAGCGCCTGCTGGGCATGTGCACCGCCCGTGAGGACGGCCTGCTGTTGCAGGCCTGGCTGTGGCGCTGGCCTGCGGATTTCCGCGCACCGGAGCTGGTGCTGCCGCCGCCGGAGGAAGGCGACGGGGACACGCCGCGCAAGACCGTGAAGCTGGATATGCGGCGCAGCGTGCGGGACAATATGGAACGCCTGTTCCATACGGCCCGGCGCGGGCAGCGTGGCCTTGAACATCTGGCGGAACGGCGTGCGGTGCTGCGGGCCGAACTGGCCACCGTGCAGGCGGCCCGGCAGGAAGCCCTGCTGGGCGGTATCGGGCACGCCGCCGGAGAGGCCGGGAAGCCCGACAGGAACACGGTGGCGCTGGGGGCCCTGCGCGGTGCGGCCCTGCCGCGCAACGTGCAGCTCTTCGTCAGTGACGACGGCTTTGCCCTGCTGCGCGGCCGTGACGCCAAGGGCAACATCGCGGCCCGCAAGCTGGCCGCGGCCCACGACATCTGGCTGCATACCGACGGCGGCCCCGGCTCGCACGTCATCATCCGCCGGGCCCATGCCGGACAGGAAGTGCCGGAGCGCACCCTGGACCAGGCCGGGGCGCTGGCGGCCTGCAAGAGCTGGCAGAAGGACGCGGCCCGGGCGCGCATCCTCTACGCCGAGGTGCGCCACATCCGCAGCATGCGCGGCGCGGGCACAGGCACCGTGCGCATGGACAAGATCCTCTACAGCCGCGAGGTGCCGGTGGATGCCAGTCTGGAGACCCGTCTGCTGCCGGAAAGCCCTGCGGGGAAGACGGACGGGACGGGCAGGGACTGA
- the dksA gene encoding RNA polymerase-binding protein DksA → MDQKDIEYFRKLLTSMLEEAKQKGDSTIEELTDSNEVFADPADRATAESDRAFTLRIRDRERRLIRKIQSALQRIDDGTYGICDECGEEIAIPRLKARPVTRLCINCKAKQEEDEHLRGD, encoded by the coding sequence ATGGACCAGAAGGATATAGAGTATTTCCGCAAGCTCCTCACCAGCATGCTGGAGGAAGCCAAGCAGAAGGGCGACTCCACCATCGAAGAGCTCACGGACAGCAATGAAGTCTTTGCCGACCCTGCTGACCGGGCTACCGCTGAATCCGACCGCGCCTTCACCCTGCGCATCCGTGACCGCGAACGCCGCCTGATCCGCAAGATCCAGTCCGCGTTGCAGCGCATCGACGACGGCACCTACGGTATTTGCGACGAATGCGGCGAAGAGATCGCCATCCCCCGTCTCAAGGCCCGTCCTGTCACCCGTCTGTGCATCAACTGCAAGGCCAAGCAGGAAGAGGACGAACATCTGCGCGGCGACTAG
- a CDS encoding tRNA(5-methylaminomethyl-2-thiouridylate) methyltransferase — MMNTPSDFQTPAAPGMVNADQRPVDVVVLFSGGLDSILAAKVLEEQGLRVCCLHCHSPFFGDPGAVERWSNLYGLDIRTLDVSDDFCAMLRARPAHGFGKVMNPCVDCKILLLRHARLYMESIGARLLATGEVMGQRPMSQRRDVLNAIRRDAGVQDILLRPLSALHLAPTPAEEEGFVDRSRLLGISGRGRKDQLELAKKYQLPEIPTPGGGCRLADKENARRYWPVLSRWPEPDTRAFKLSNLGRQFWAQQDGRDYWLAIGRTSADNQALHTVLGKDDAKIHLADIPGPLAVACGGRTWPEEVLRAAAALMASYSGKAVRLGAPVGVRASWLGGGWQGEVLPSREGIWQEPAWVPAREELRAEQKARLHGIPPQEEAGE; from the coding sequence ATGATGAACACTCCCTCCGATTTCCAGACCCCCGCCGCGCCCGGCATGGTCAATGCTGACCAGCGGCCGGTGGATGTGGTCGTGCTTTTTTCCGGCGGCCTGGACAGCATCCTGGCGGCCAAGGTCCTGGAGGAACAGGGCCTGCGGGTCTGCTGCCTGCACTGCCATTCCCCCTTCTTCGGTGATCCCGGCGCCGTGGAGCGCTGGAGCAACCTCTACGGGCTGGACATCCGCACCCTGGACGTGAGCGACGATTTTTGCGCCATGCTGCGTGCCCGTCCGGCCCACGGCTTCGGCAAGGTCATGAACCCCTGCGTGGACTGCAAGATCCTGCTCCTGCGCCATGCCCGCCTTTACATGGAGAGCATCGGCGCGCGCCTGCTGGCCACGGGCGAGGTCATGGGGCAGCGTCCCATGTCGCAGCGCCGGGACGTGCTCAACGCCATCCGCCGCGATGCCGGGGTGCAGGACATCCTGCTGCGTCCCCTGAGCGCCCTGCATCTGGCGCCCACACCCGCCGAGGAGGAGGGCTTCGTGGACCGTTCCCGTCTGCTGGGCATCAGCGGGCGCGGCCGCAAGGACCAGCTGGAACTGGCCAAAAAGTACCAGCTGCCCGAGATCCCCACGCCCGGCGGCGGCTGCCGTCTGGCGGACAAGGAGAACGCCCGCCGCTACTGGCCCGTGCTCTCCCGCTGGCCCGAGCCCGACACGCGGGCCTTCAAACTCTCCAATCTGGGGCGGCAGTTCTGGGCGCAGCAGGACGGCCGGGACTACTGGCTGGCCATCGGCCGCACCAGTGCCGACAACCAGGCCCTGCACACGGTACTGGGCAAGGACGATGCCAAGATCCACCTGGCCGACATCCCCGGTCCGCTGGCCGTGGCCTGCGGGGGCCGTACATGGCCGGAAGAGGTGCTGCGTGCGGCGGCGGCCCTGATGGCCTCCTACTCCGGCAAGGCCGTGCGCCTGGGGGCCCCCGTGGGCGTGCGGGCCAGCTGGCTGGGCGGCGGCTGGCAGGGCGAGGTGCTGCCCTCGCGTGAGGGCATCTGGCAGGAGCCGGCCTGGGTGCCGGCCCGTGAGGAACTGCGTGCCGAGCAGAAAGCACGCCTGCACGGCATCCCGCCGCAGGAGGAGGCGGGGGAATAG
- the recA gene encoding recombinase RecA — MAKKPALSPEEARAEALGTALATIERKYGKGAVMKLSDEAHVNIPVIPTGSIGLDLALGVGGIPRGRITEIFGPESSGKTTLTLHIIAECQKMGGTCAFVDAEHALDVNYARRLGVNTDELLISQPDYGEQALDIADMLVRSGAVDLVVVDSVAALIPQAELEGDMGESQVGGHARLMSHAMRRLTGTIHKSRTSVIFINQIRMKIGVTGYGSPETTTGGNALKFYSSVRMDIRRIQTLKDKEESFGSRTRVKVVKNKVAPPFRSATFDILYGQGISRSGELIDLGLEAKIIEQSGSWFAFGSEKLGQGREKVRALLDEDPELRRQIEAKVTEFLGMHPQEFIPSEEDLDDGSAAMSDLD; from the coding sequence ATGGCCAAAAAACCGGCCCTTTCTCCTGAAGAAGCCCGCGCCGAAGCCCTGGGCACCGCACTTGCCACCATCGAACGCAAGTACGGCAAAGGCGCGGTCATGAAGCTTTCCGACGAAGCCCATGTCAATATCCCCGTCATCCCCACGGGTTCCATCGGTCTCGACCTGGCCCTGGGCGTGGGCGGTATCCCGCGCGGCCGTATCACGGAGATCTTCGGCCCCGAATCTTCGGGCAAGACCACCCTTACCCTGCACATCATCGCCGAATGCCAGAAAATGGGCGGCACCTGTGCCTTCGTGGACGCCGAACACGCCCTGGACGTGAACTACGCCCGGCGCCTGGGCGTCAACACCGACGAGCTGCTCATCTCCCAGCCCGACTACGGTGAGCAGGCCCTGGACATCGCCGACATGCTGGTGCGTTCCGGCGCCGTGGACCTGGTGGTGGTGGACTCCGTGGCCGCCCTCATCCCGCAGGCCGAACTGGAAGGCGACATGGGCGAGAGCCAGGTGGGCGGTCATGCCCGCCTCATGTCCCACGCCATGCGCCGCCTTACCGGCACCATCCACAAGTCGCGCACGTCCGTGATCTTCATCAACCAGATCCGCATGAAGATCGGCGTCACCGGCTACGGCAGCCCCGAGACCACCACCGGCGGTAACGCCCTCAAGTTCTACTCCTCGGTGCGCATGGACATCCGCCGCATCCAGACCCTCAAGGACAAGGAAGAGTCCTTCGGTTCCCGCACCCGCGTGAAGGTGGTCAAGAACAAGGTGGCCCCGCCGTTCCGCAGCGCCACCTTCGACATCCTCTACGGTCAGGGCATCTCCCGCTCGGGCGAGCTCATCGACCTGGGCCTGGAAGCCAAGATCATCGAGCAGAGCGGCTCGTGGTTCGCTTTCGGCTCCGAAAAGCTGGGCCAGGGCCGCGAAAAGGTCCGTGCCCTGCTGGACGAGGACCCGGAACTGCGCCGCCAGATCGAAGCCAAGGTCACGGAATTCCTGGGCATGCATCCGCAGGAGTTCATCCCCAGCGAAGAGGATCTGGACGACGGCAGCGCCGCCATGTCCGATCTGGACTAG